From the genome of Blautia hydrogenotrophica DSM 10507:
AGCGGTAAAGTCGATGGCTCCTAGGTTACAGACCAGGGCGTCAGCCCCTGATACGGATTCTTCCACCTCACGGATGTCCTGGGACATAGACGGGGAACCGCCTGTAGCAAGGATGATATTGGCACAGTCGTTGACAGTTACAAAATTTGTGATGCACTGTATCAGAGGTTGGTTCTGTCTCACACAGTGCAGAGGGGTGATAAAGTCATACATGATCGTTGCCTCCATTCAATTCACTGAGCATTCTGCGAAAGACACCGCTGCGTCTTAAAAGAAGCAGGACGGCGACGCCCATCGCTCCGCCGACCACAGCGGCGGGGGTATAAAAAGGGATGTAGTAGTACCAATTTTGAAGATCTAGGCCATAGAACCATTTCATCAGTGGGTAGGACGCCAGTGCGCCGCAGATACCAGTGCCGATGATTTCTCCCACATAGGCGAGGTAAATCTTTTTGGTTTTCCGATAGAGTAGACCGCCGATGATGGGGCCAAAGATTGCTCCGGTGATTGCCTGAATGGTACGTCCAGACATCATACGTAAAGCTCCGCATAAAAACGCGCTGGCGCAGCCATACCAAGGGCCTACAAACACGGCCGCCAACACATCCACGAAATGCTGGAAAGGTGCCATTGCTGGAAAGTAGACAAAGGTGTTTAACACGTAGGCTAGACATGCAAACATGGCAGACAACATTAACTTTCTTGTAGTATTTTTTGTTTTCATTTAAGATGCTCCTTTGCGGTACAGAGAAAACAGCCGATATTTCCGACACTTCCCTGCACAAAAATTCAGTACGGTTTTCCCGAGAAAATGGAAAAACCTTGGAAGGTCGGTCGAAGCTTGCTGGCTTCCTCTCACGCCGGAACACGGCTTCCCATCGCTGTCATACAAGATTCAGGGCGCTCCCCCTCAATCTGTCACGGATTGACCGTGAAAATACCTCCTTTCCTTGAACTGTATAAAGTGGGCAAACCCACGTCAGCTCCCCATCCCCTCAATCTTGAGGGTGCATTTTACTTTACACGCCGAGCACAGCCACCTACGGTGATTACCTCTTGTGCGAGTATGCATCTTTAGCGGAGCGTTTCTGATATAGGAAAGAATTTTCCTATATCAGAAAAACAGGAGGCATTGTCGAATGCCTCCTGTAAAAAATCTCTCGTTCATGACTTCCTACGGCGGCATTATCCGCATCAGGTAAAGGGTCGAAGTTCAAAACTTCCTCTCAGCCTGTAAGTACAAGCTCCCCTGTTTTTATTAACCACATTATACACTTGTATTTTGATTTTTGCAAGTATTCTGAAAAATATATAGTCGGGCGGGGAACGATTGGTACCGTTCACTCACTTACAATTCGTGAGCAGTAACATACTTCGCGATGCACACAAACCATTGTAAGCAGCAGTTTGGCGAGAGTATGTCTTGGGATGTGGAAGA
Proteins encoded in this window:
- the thiW gene encoding energy coupling factor transporter S component ThiW; this translates as MKTKNTTRKLMLSAMFACLAYVLNTFVYFPAMAPFQHFVDVLAAVFVGPWYGCASAFLCGALRMMSGRTIQAITGAIFGPIIGGLLYRKTKKIYLAYVGEIIGTGICGALASYPLMKWFYGLDLQNWYYYIPFYTPAAVVGGAMGVAVLLLLRRSGVFRRMLSELNGGNDHV